The genomic segment ACAACCGGTGATTTAGCCTTTCGCGACACCAATGGCTACTACTTCCTCAGCGGCCGGAGCGATGACATGATTGTTTCTGGAGGTGAGAATATCTATCCCATTGAGCTGGAAAAAGTTCTGGCTGAAAACCCGTTGGTCAGGGAGTGCGTAGTAATGGGTATTGAAGATAAGGAGTTTGGTCAGCGGTTAAAAGCATTTGTCGTTAGCCAATCTGACGGAGAGATTGATACTCAGGCGTTAATTCAGTGGCTAAAACCACGCGTTGCCCGCTACCAAATGCCGGTCAGTATTGAGTTGATTGAGGAAATCCCACTAACAGCAGTAGGCAAACCTGATACCAGGAAACTAAATAACTTATCATGCTAACAATTTACGATAAAAACCGGCGATAACCATCAATAAAGCAGCAAAAGTATCAAACAGGCGTGATTGTCTGGTTTATGTCATAATGCCCTTCGATTTGCCTATTACAGAAGAGAAACTGGATTGAAAACTGATTTATCCGCGATGGGTTTACGTACCCTGCTAATGCTGGCCTCAGTGGTAATTATTCTATCCGGTATCAAGGCAGCCTCCCAGATCGTGGTTCCCTTTTTGCTGGCACTTTTCCTGTCCATTGTTCTCTACCCTCTGGTACGAATAATGGCTCGCTGGCGTATACCGTCCGTACTTTCGGTATTAATCATTATTGTTGCCATTGTGATAGGCATGTTTATGACCGCCAGCCTGTTGGGCTCTTCGCTGAATGAATTTACCCGTACCTTGCCTCAATATCGTGCGCCAATTAGCGAACACTTACGTACTTTTCAGGCCTACACCGCGCAGGTAAACATTCATATATCTAATGAAGAGCTGATGCAGTATTTCGATCCCAGTGCGCTGGTAGGTTTTATTACCCGTATGCTGTCCGGTTTTTCCGGCATGATGACCAATATCTTTTTACTGTTAATGACCGTGGTCTTTATGCTGCTGGAAGTTCAAACCCTTCCCGGCAAACTGGGGAAAGCGCTGAATAATCCACAGCAGGGAATGTTGGGAATTCAGGCCGCTCTGGATAGCATCAGCCGTTATATGACCATCAAGACCGCCATCAGCCTTGCAACCGGGCTGGTCATTTGGTTATTCCTCTCCGTGCTTAATGTTAAATACGCCATGCTTTGGGGCGTGCTGGGCTTTTTGCTGAACTATATTCCTAATATTGGTTCCGTGATTGCAGCCGTTCCACCGGTGTTACAAACCCTGCTGTTTAGTGGGCTATCCGATGCGCTGGTAGTGACCGCCTGTTTTATCGTAGTGAATATTCTGATTGGTAATGTCATTGAGCCACGCGTTATGGGGCGAGGACTGGGCTTATCTACCTTAGTGGTTTTCCTCTCGTTAATATTTTGGGGCTGGCTATTAGGGCCTGTGGGAATGCTACTTTCCGTTCCCCTAACCATAGTGGCAAAAATCATGCTGGAAGCCACCCCGTCAGGACAACGGCTGGCGATTATGCTGGGAGATGGTAAGTAAACACTCACCTGTCATTGCCCCATTAAACATGCGTCGGGCCCAACCCGGCGCCTCACCTTTCATTACCACCGGCACTCAATATTGTTCCTGATTACCGTGGCTCACTCTCTTCGCCTATCCCATTAATAGCCCCACCGATCTTTACAAATGTTAACCAAATGTTGTGAAATATTTGTGTTATCTTTAATACAACCAAGCAGCACTTCAAAAATAACGACTGGCAGATGCCAGCAATATCGGTCATTAATGGAGGAGCTATGTCATCTGATCTACGTCAACAGAGCCTTGACACCCTAACGGTCGGCCAACAGAAATATCACTATTACAGCCTGTCAAAAGCCGCCACTCAGCTAGGCAATATCGAACGCCTGCCTAAATCTCTTAAAGTTTTATTAGAAAATCTGCTGCGCTTTATCGACGGCGACACGGTACAGGAAGCCGATCTGGCTGAACTGGTTAAGTGGCTGGAAAGCGGTCATGCGGATCGTGAAATCGCCTATCGTCCGGCGCGAGTATTAATGCAGGATTTTACCGGCGTTCCGGCCATTGTCGATCTGGCCGCCATGCGGGAAGCCGTTCACCGGCTTGGAGGAGATGCCAGTAAAGTCAATCCTCTCTCGCCCGCCGACCTGGTCATTGACCACTCGGTCACCGTGGATGATTACGCTAATGCACAAGCTTTTACCACCAACGTGATGCTGGAAATGCAGCGCAACCACGAGCGATATGCCTTCCTGCGTTGGGGACAAAAAGCCTTCAGTCGATTCCGTGTGGTACCACCGGGAACCGGAATTTGTCATCAGGTCAACCTCGAGTATTTAGGGCAAACCGTCTGGCAGGAACAGCAGGATGACAAACTGATGGTCTATCCGGATACGTTGGTAGGTACTGACTCCCATACCACCATGATTAACGGACTGGGCATTCTGGGCTGGGGCGTTGGCGGTATTGAAGCTGAAGCCGCCATGCTGGGCCAGCCAGTTTCAATGCTAATCCCCGATGTGGTTGGTTTCAAAATGACCGGACAACTACGGGAGGGCATTACCGCTACCGACCTGGTATTGACCGTAACCCAAATGCTGCGCCAGCATGGTGTAGTGGGCAAATTTGTTGAGTTCTACGGCGATGGTCTGGCTCGTCTGACGCTGGCGGATCGTGCCACCATCGGGAATATGTCACCGGAATTTGGTGCGACCTGCGGTTTCTTCCCGGTTGATGAAGAGACGCTGCGTTATATGCGCTTGTCTGGCCGCGCGGAACAGCAAATTGCACTGGTTGAAGCCTACTGTAAAGCGCAGGGACTATGGCGTTATCCCGGTGATGAACCCATATTTACCAGCACCCTGTCGCTGGATTTATCCACGGTAGAAGCCAGTCTGGCGGGTCCTAAACGCCCTCAGGACCGTGTCACATTGGGCAATGTTAAACAGGCTTTTGAAGCCTACACTCAACTGGACACTACCGCGCGGACACCCCGTGTCGAGCAGGTGCCTGTCACTCTGGAAGAGAATAAGCACTTTGCTCTGAAACAGGGAGCGGTAGCTATCGCCGCTATCACATCCTGTACTAACACATCCAACCCCGGTGTGATGCTGGCAGCCGGGCTTCTGGCTAAAAAAGCCGTGGAGAAAGGCTTACAGCGTCAGCCATGTGTTAAATCTTCACTGGCACCTGGTTCTAAAGTGGTTACTGACTATTTGAATGCCGCCGGGTTAACCCCCTACCTGGAAACTCTGGGATTCAACCTGGTTGGCTATGGTTGTACCACCTGCATTGGTAACTCCGGTCCGTTGCTGGCACCAATTGAAGAGGCTATCAAACAAGGGGACTTAACCGTTGGAGCCGTACTCTCCGGTAACCGTAACTTTGAAGGCCGGATTCATCCACTGGTAAAAACGAACTGGCTGGCCTCACCTCCGCTGGTCGTCGCTTATGCGCTGGCGGGGAATATGAACATTGATTTATCTCAGGATCCGCTGGGGCATGATAAGCAGGGAAATCCCGTTTATCTGAAAGATATTTGGCCTTCTTCTCATGAAATCGCTCAGGCGGTTGAAGGCGTTACCGCAGCCATGTACCGCAAAGAGTATGCGGAAGTATTTGATGGTGACGAAGAGTGGCAATCCATCAAAATTGAAGCATCACAAACCTATCACTGGCAGGAAGATTCCACCTATATCCGCCATCCTCCTTTCTTTACTACCATGCAGGCTCAACCAGAAGCGGTACAGGATATTCATGATGCCCGTATTCTGGCACTGCTGGGGGATTCCGTCACCACAGACCATATTTCTCCGGCCGGCAATATTAAGGCCAATAGTCCGGCGGGAATCTATCTCAACAATCATGGTATCGAAGCTAAAGATTTTAACTCTTATGGCTCGCGCAGGGGTAATCACGAAGTGATGATGCGCGGTACCTTTGCCAATATCCGTATTCGTAACGAAATGGTGCCTGGTGTTGAAGGTGGCTTTACCCGTTATGTTCCAACTAAAGAGACCCTGCCCATTTATGATGCCGCAATGCGTTACCAGCAAGACAAGGTACCGCTGGCGGTTATCGTCGGTAAAGAGTATGGCTCTGGCTCCAGTCGCGACTGGGCAGCAAAAGGACCGATGCTGCTGGGCGTCCGCGTAGTGATTGCCGAATCGTTTGAACGTATCCACCGTTCTAATCTGATTGGTATGGGTATTTTACCGCTGGAGTTCGCACCGGGAGTCACTCGCAAATCGCTTGGTTTAACCGGTGATGAAACCATTACCGTTACCGGTTTAGCTACCCTGCAACCGGGGCAAACCGTCACTGTGGTTATCACACATGCCGATGGTCACCATGACATCATCAATACCCGCTGCCGTATTGATACCGGTAATGAACTGACCTATTACCAAAACGGCGGGATTTTGCATTATGTCATTAGGAAAATGCTGTAACCACAAAATCTGAAAGTACTACGAGCAACATCCATGCTGCTCGTAGTACTGACAAACCGAATAAATTAGTGACAATGTATATTCCGACCGTAATAACACGGTGCTTATATCTGCACCGGGAACGGTCGGTAAACAATCTGTACTCAGCTACAGAGCTCGCCGGACCAATATCAGCGCTGGCCCGAAGGGTGAAACACCGCAAGGTGTTTCATAACTGCCCCTAACCCGGCCAGGCCTAGCGCACTCCACAGCCAGGTGTAACGGTCTTCCGGCCGAGTACATAGGTGATATGTGCAATACCGTATTTACGGTCGGAATATACGCGGACGCTGATTGATTAAATTCACCAAATCTCCAATAACCACCACGCTTTAAAG from the Limnobaculum zhutongyuii genome contains:
- a CDS encoding AI-2E family transporter → MGLRTLLMLASVVIILSGIKAASQIVVPFLLALFLSIVLYPLVRIMARWRIPSVLSVLIIIVAIVIGMFMTASLLGSSLNEFTRTLPQYRAPISEHLRTFQAYTAQVNIHISNEELMQYFDPSALVGFITRMLSGFSGMMTNIFLLLMTVVFMLLEVQTLPGKLGKALNNPQQGMLGIQAALDSISRYMTIKTAISLATGLVIWLFLSVLNVKYAMLWGVLGFLLNYIPNIGSVIAAVPPVLQTLLFSGLSDALVVTACFIVVNILIGNVIEPRVMGRGLGLSTLVVFLSLIFWGWLLGPVGMLLSVPLTIVAKIMLEATPSGQRLAIMLGDGK
- the acnA gene encoding aconitate hydratase AcnA; translation: MSSDLRQQSLDTLTVGQQKYHYYSLSKAATQLGNIERLPKSLKVLLENLLRFIDGDTVQEADLAELVKWLESGHADREIAYRPARVLMQDFTGVPAIVDLAAMREAVHRLGGDASKVNPLSPADLVIDHSVTVDDYANAQAFTTNVMLEMQRNHERYAFLRWGQKAFSRFRVVPPGTGICHQVNLEYLGQTVWQEQQDDKLMVYPDTLVGTDSHTTMINGLGILGWGVGGIEAEAAMLGQPVSMLIPDVVGFKMTGQLREGITATDLVLTVTQMLRQHGVVGKFVEFYGDGLARLTLADRATIGNMSPEFGATCGFFPVDEETLRYMRLSGRAEQQIALVEAYCKAQGLWRYPGDEPIFTSTLSLDLSTVEASLAGPKRPQDRVTLGNVKQAFEAYTQLDTTARTPRVEQVPVTLEENKHFALKQGAVAIAAITSCTNTSNPGVMLAAGLLAKKAVEKGLQRQPCVKSSLAPGSKVVTDYLNAAGLTPYLETLGFNLVGYGCTTCIGNSGPLLAPIEEAIKQGDLTVGAVLSGNRNFEGRIHPLVKTNWLASPPLVVAYALAGNMNIDLSQDPLGHDKQGNPVYLKDIWPSSHEIAQAVEGVTAAMYRKEYAEVFDGDEEWQSIKIEASQTYHWQEDSTYIRHPPFFTTMQAQPEAVQDIHDARILALLGDSVTTDHISPAGNIKANSPAGIYLNNHGIEAKDFNSYGSRRGNHEVMMRGTFANIRIRNEMVPGVEGGFTRYVPTKETLPIYDAAMRYQQDKVPLAVIVGKEYGSGSSRDWAAKGPMLLGVRVVIAESFERIHRSNLIGMGILPLEFAPGVTRKSLGLTGDETITVTGLATLQPGQTVTVVITHADGHHDIINTRCRIDTGNELTYYQNGGILHYVIRKML